The sequence GGCCCGACGGCACCGAGTCATCGACCTCGAACACGCCCTGCACACCCCGGGACGGCACCACCCGCACCCCACCCGCGACATCCACGAACCCGACCCCCGCGACCGCCCACCGCGACCCCAACCCGAACCGGCCCCCACCAGACCCCCGCGAATCCCACGCCAGACTCACCCCACCCAACGGCACCTCGACCGAGAACGACCCCACCCGCTCATCAAGCGCACCCTGCACCCCCGCACCCAGAGGCAACACCCCCAGCACCGGCGCACCGCCCTCGGCCCCACCATCAGCAGCCGCCCACGACGGCGACACCCCACCGACCAGCAGACCGGCGCACACCAACCCACCCAGCAGCACACCCCACCACGAACGACGCGACCCTCCGCACATCTTCGTCACGTCAGCCCCCGACGCAGACCCAGCCACACCAGACATCGGCACCCAGACTCCTTCATCCGCTTCTTCGGCTTCATCGGCGCCGACGCGGCAGCGCCCCGCGACAGGCTAACACCTGTGGCATATCAGCATTCTGTTATCCACAGGGGGTCGCTCAGATCGGTCCGCGTCGCGCGATTCGCGTCGTCCTCAGCCGCCCGGCATGACGAACTGTGTCGCCCGACCCTCCGCTTGTGTTACGCCATGGGTCGTCGCGGGCTGACACTCGCACGCCCCGTCGGTACCGTCGGGCGAGTCCCCCGAGCACCGACTTGCCCCGGAGCGAACCCATGTCAACGACCGCGACCACGCCGCGCCCCGCCGCCGGCGGCACTGCGCTGCCGGTCGAGTTCAGCGGCCTCGGCCGTGCGTTCGCGACCGCCGACGGCGCCCGCCCGGTGCTCCGGGACCTCGATCTCGTCGTCGAGGCCGGGGAGATCCTCGCGATCCTCGGGCCCAGCGGGTGCGGCAAGTCGACACTGCTCCGCATCGCGGGCGGACTCGACCACCAGACCTCCGGCACCGTCACGATCGACGGCGCCGAGGTCAAGGGGTTCGACACGCGCTGCGCCGTCGGCTTCCAGGAGCCGCGCCTGCTGCCCTGGCGGTCGGTCGCGCAGAACGTCTCGCTCGGCCTCCCGCGCGGCACCGCCCGCCAGGCCGGCCGTGAGCACGTCGACCGCCTGCTGGAGCTCGTCGGGCTCGCCGACTTCGCCGGGCACCGGCCGCGCGAGATCTCGGGCGGCATGGCGCAGCGCGCCTCGCTCGCCCGGGCACTCGCCAGGAACCCCTCGGTGCTCCTGCTCGACGAGCCTTTCGGCGCGCTCGATGCACTCACCCGGCTGAAGATGCAGGACCTGCTGCTGGACGTGCACGCCGCAGAGCCCACCACGGTGCTGCTCGTCACGCACGACGTCGACGAGGCGCTGCAACTCGCCGACCGCATCATCCTGCTCGGCGCCGAGGAGCCGGACGACGCAGCCGACGCGGCGCCCGCGCGGCCCGGCGCGATCATTCAGCAGACCGTCGTCGTACCGGGTACGCGACCCCGCGACCGCGGCTCGGCCGAGCTCGCCGAGCTGCGCGGCCGTCTGCTCGACGGGCTCGGCATCGACCGGCACGGCTCCGCCCGAGGCATCCCCTCGACGACGACCATCCCCGCCTTCCCCTACTGACCCGCACGACCAGCACCCGCACCAGCACCACACAGCCAGCACCAGCACCACACAGCCAGCACCACCTCACCGACCTGCGACCCACACCCCGCACCAGAGGAGCCACGCATGACCCGCACCACGACCTTCCGCACCGCACTGATCGGTGCGGCCGCCGCGAGCGCCCTGCTCCTGACCGGCTGCGTCGCCGGCGAGGGCAGCAACGCCGCAGCACCCGAAGCCGGCGCTGAGGGCGAGGCGGTCTCACTCGAGGGCCAGACGCTCGCGATCGACTTCGCGACGTACAACCCGCTGAGCCTCATCATCAAGGACCAGGGCTGGCTCGAGGACGCGGGCCTCGAGGTCACGTGGGTGCAGTCGGCCGGATCGAACAAGGCGAACGAGGCGCTGCGCGCCGGCGCCGTCGAGGTCGGTTCGACGGCGGGATCCGCGGCCCTCCTCGCACGCTCGAACGGCTCGCCGATCCAGGTGATCGACATCTACTCGCAGCCCGAGTGGGCGGCGCTCGTCGCCGCGCCGGGCTCCGACATC is a genomic window of Agromyces protaetiae containing:
- a CDS encoding ABC transporter ATP-binding protein, whose amino-acid sequence is MSTTATTPRPAAGGTALPVEFSGLGRAFATADGARPVLRDLDLVVEAGEILAILGPSGCGKSTLLRIAGGLDHQTSGTVTIDGAEVKGFDTRCAVGFQEPRLLPWRSVAQNVSLGLPRGTARQAGREHVDRLLELVGLADFAGHRPREISGGMAQRASLARALARNPSVLLLDEPFGALDALTRLKMQDLLLDVHAAEPTTVLLVTHDVDEALQLADRIILLGAEEPDDAADAAPARPGAIIQQTVVVPGTRPRDRGSAELAELRGRLLDGLGIDRHGSARGIPSTTTIPAFPY